In the Euphorbia lathyris chromosome 5, ddEupLath1.1, whole genome shotgun sequence genome, one interval contains:
- the LOC136228674 gene encoding uncharacterized protein isoform X2, translated as MRASEMVYARGCLSTHQSHRCPPPSLLPNWQPFLFSCFECLLGSNPYLFPPNLNMDGLSNAFSVLEIEAEDDQVDIFSPMLYQSLPIVQIHTQV; from the exons ATGCGAGCTTCTGAAATGGTTTATGCAAGAG GTTGCCTCTCAACTCACCAGAGTCACCGTTGCCCTCCACCTTCTCTGCTTCCAAACTGGCAGCCCTTCCTTTTTTCATGCTTTGAGTGTCTTCTTGGTTCTAAT CCGTACCTATTTCCACCAAATTTAAACATGGATGGCCTTTCCAATGCATTTTCTGTGTTAGAGATTGAGGCTGAAGATGATCAAGTGGACATTTTTTCTCCAATGCTATACCAGTCTCTACCAATAGTACAG
- the LOC136228674 gene encoding uncharacterized protein isoform X3 has product MRASEMVYARGCLSTHQSHRCPPPSLLPNWQPFLFSCFECLLGSNPYLFPPNLNMDGLSNAFSVLEIEAEDDQVDIFSPMLYQSLPIVQIYWS; this is encoded by the exons ATGCGAGCTTCTGAAATGGTTTATGCAAGAG GTTGCCTCTCAACTCACCAGAGTCACCGTTGCCCTCCACCTTCTCTGCTTCCAAACTGGCAGCCCTTCCTTTTTTCATGCTTTGAGTGTCTTCTTGGTTCTAAT CCGTACCTATTTCCACCAAATTTAAACATGGATGGCCTTTCCAATGCATTTTCTGTGTTAGAGATTGAGGCTGAAGATGATCAAGTGGACATTTTTTCTCCAATGCTATACCAGTCTCTACCAATAGTACAG